The Lasioglossum baleicum chromosome 10, iyLasBale1, whole genome shotgun sequence genome contains the following window.
CGGTGTATAAAGAGGGTTGAAGCGAAAGACAGAATAGGGGAGTCGACTGGAGTCAGAGAATATCAGCTGTGGCGTCGACCCAAGTCGACCCAAGTCGACCTCTAAATTTGCTTCAGGCATCTTAGGAGACGAACGTGGTGCTGCCATCTATGTCATGTCGCGGTAAATTTTAAAGTTACATCTCTCTCTCCTCacattacattttatatttatttgtaaattatAGACTGACTTTGTCTCTATGCCGTTAATTGTTTTAtaaatgttataataaatgcGATACGAAATCTAATGTATCGAATTAgtaaaaacaaaatatttgtggTTGCCAGAAAATAAAACaagtttattataattataatactgCCTACATAGAGATCGAAAGATAGCCAAGATCGATACTACTCGATGCTTTCGATAATCGAAAGCGTAACGTAGCGTCATGGCGGACTTTCTTGAAGCGGGAGAGGACGCGAGCGTGAGTACAAATTATATTTCCAATTATACTGCTTTATTGAACATCTTTTGTCATAACatcaataaacaattaataaatattaaatttgaattatttattccCTATTAATTCCAATTTACTCTTGTGTCATGACGATTAATTGGATTTGAAATCTTGTCGTACGATAGAAatcgaatttatttaatttacgtTAAAATTAATGTTGTTTTTATAGTCAACTTgaatgatttatttattattaattgtgaTTTATTAGTTTCTGACTGTTTGCCAATTGAACTTAATAAATTTGTTCTTTTTGTTACAGATTCCGACGAAaaggatcaatcgattgaaatCAATCGAAAGCGTGACGTAGCATCATGGCGGACTTTCTTGAAGCGGGAGAGGACGCGAGCGTgattacaaaaatttgaaaCTATACTGTTATTAAACATCTTTATTCATACCATTAATGAACGATTAATAATTCAACTTTCATTATCTAATTCCTATTgagattaaatgaatttattctttctgttacagagccCTGAgggtatataaattattttgaacCTCTCTGTTTGCCTACCTTGACGACCAAAGACGACATCGATAGGAGAGATCGGGGGCAACGTGTCGTGCTTTCATCAAGGGGGAGGGAATGTAAGTACCAATAAGTCTATCTTCACAATTAATCTTTATTATTGAACACACATTTCTTAATATCTTGTTTCTGTATTGATTCCAGGACTCTAACGCAGCTTCTCTTCCTCCAACAAGTAGTGAGTGAATAAATAACACATtcctttttattattataaattgattttGACGAGTATAGTGACCGTGGAAACGCCAGGCGTTTCCTAGTTAGGTAGGGTCTTTTTGTATGTGGTGGtttctttttataaattaacaatttcgaaaatttaatcTCTAACTTGCGAGAAGATAAGTCTTCCGTAATTTGGAACAAAATTGTAATAATCGAGGTCGCGAAGTATAATCCCTTCCCTGCGTATGCTGTCAGAAAATCGAAGAATCAAATCGGTTTAATGTAGACGTTTTTCAATGTGTAAGTCGTAGAAAATCCCGCCTTTTAAAGTTGCGATTAATAAATTGCCGCAATGCACCCTGATACGATTGCTGCTGATTATTCGCAGCCGGTAAcaagaaataacacaaaataATGTGTTgtatttaaatgtttatttatcaagatttttataaatttaaaccATTCTCCTGAGAAGTtcgttgattttatcttctCGGTTTCCGAAATCACCACCTTCAACATAGTGGTTAGTCTTCTTACGCCATCCTCCGTTTGGTGTGTTGAGCTACAAATAAAAGTAATGAgataatttttgataaaatacaATTCGGTGTTTTATCGAAAGTGTTTGAGTTCGACTAAGAAACGCAAAGCACATGCGTCCCATGAAGAGAAACCCATATTACTCTACGACATAGTAGGAGATCGATAGAACATTGAAAGTTTCTACAATCATGCCTATGTCGCGGATATAGAATTTGGAGTTTCATATACCTTGAAGGGCCACAAGAAATTGCTTGCATATTTGAATTTCGATCCAACTGTGAATATTTCGTGTACTAAATCTTCTGTACAAATAACTCCAGAACGACCTGTAAAAGTAATTTCCATTTATTAGTAACGTACCCTAAACCCCAAGTAGGGAAGATAGTTCGATGAGAAATTGTACGAATTTTCGCAAACCTGTAGATAAGCAATACACGAAAaggtttttcaaaaattctattACTTTCTGACAAGATGGAAGGGGGAAGTATAATTATGAGTTCAACCCCCATGGACATGTCAGTAACATAAATTaagatgattagacagcggattttaagatactattatattattttcaacatatcaaacatattaagatagaaaataaattcctgtttcacttcaatttgttgcaattcatgtacataatttttattttgcataaagatccgctgtttaaaGATGATACTTAGAGATGTGCAAATCTCAAATGATTCCCAAGGAatgaagaaagagaaagacaagTAATTAATACTAACCAAGTTTCTTCTCAATGATAGCGTTACTGGTGATGGGAATACGTTGCCTGTTTACTTTGGCAAATCCTCTCTTGTAAATTAATTCACGAACTGACTTAAGGTTCGGATATCCCCATGTGATGTAGGGCTCAACAATACGAAGCATGTTGATTGTCGCCTTGTTTAACTTTACGAATACACCATTGTTGATCTGTTTTAGGCGGAATAACTGGAGTACTTTGCGTACTTTGGGTGCAACTTGATTCACACTGAAATGATTGAATTCTGTTATATATACTGAAAAATTATTGGGTGAGCTTGCCAATGATGAGGGTCCTCTCCGGTTTCAACGAGTTTTAGATATATTGTcaagaccatcattctgaacaacatttctctttaaagTTTTTGGCAGTTGGCTTTAGCTTACGAGATATTCACAaatactttacttgtaaatctaTGGGGTCGATGTACTACGATGGGATCAAATCTAACCCagcatttacaatttttttaccatATACATTAACAGAGACCTAATTCAAACTTAAAAAAGTTTTTTGCCAACATCTCTGAAACTAAACCCGACCGCCAActattgcaaaggaaaaagctAGTCAAAATGTCAAGTTTTATATCtttgaaatcggtgaggacccacatcatcggcaacatTACCAATTATTTTGAAAGTATGCATTATACCAACCCCCGAATACGAATAACAAAGGCAAGACGTGCTTCTCCAGGGATGTAGTAGTTTCCTCGGTTTTTTGCTTGTCTGATTAACCTGATTTCATCTCTCTCCTTGGTCCTGTATTCCTTCACATATCGCTCTGCTCTCTTGAAgatttctttcctcttcttgtAACGGTTTGCACGTTGCTAGAGAtcgaaaaaatttattgaataagtaTTCGAAAAGAAGATTCCGAGCTAGTATTTAATTACGAGGTATTAGCGAACTTGTAGTACCTTAATAGAGGTTTGCAGACGTGCAGCTTTCACTGCTTCACGGGTTTTCCTCCTCTTAAGTACCGACTCCGGTACTGCTGGCAGCTTCTTAGCCGCAGGGGCAGTTTCCTTCTGACTGtaaatcaatatttataaacGTTATAACCCTGTACACAATAATATGCACACAATAGTATTAACAGTTGCATAGTGCAGAAAATTAAGGTTATGTTAGGTTCCCTCCCGTGTAATATGAAACAAAACAATTATCTCGAGTAATAGTTATTTTAAGTTAGTTCGACTGAAGATGAAAAGTAAtcgtttattatatataaaatctaCAAAACAGATAGTGATCAAACATTAACTGTATTCTGCCTCACGTTGATCAAGACTTGTCAGCAGCAAGTTATAACTTTCCATTTTTGCAAGAAGTTCGAAAACTATACTAGACATTCGATAAATCAGTTATTAAGAATCAATAATAACGTTATTTCAGCTTGATAGAGTTACTATAACACGCGATGTTTTCAGATTTCTATAAGACTCGAACAGCACTTACGCGTCCGCCATTCTTCCGCTAGGTAAAGAAGTTCTCAACGTCCGCGTACTTCAGACCAGTCGAGTGTTTGTTCTGAAGTTGGCTTCGAGTCGATCCTATTTTATGCGGCAGCGGGAAATTCAAAATATCATTTGCTTCAATGATTATAATAATAAGAACATAATTATACATACATtcccgtccataagtcaccggacattttttgttattaaaggaaCTATATTATTATGAAACgaaaatggtacttactaatattttctaatgtagaaaacatgtacagggtgtataaaaagtaatggtcatccgtcctaggggtgaatctacacctctggatcggtggacatttgtaagggaaacttgccgcaaaagtgtttataacaaaaagaaaattgttgttaaagtttttttttacattacacaacagcgcgcatttgaatcccggcacggcgcggtgcacattttactataacttttgatctaaaaaagatatcaaaGCGAAAtgtggactaaatttttttttttaaaaaccg
Protein-coding sequences here:
- the Rpl7 gene encoding ribosomal protein L7, with amino-acid sequence MADAQKETAPAAKKLPAVPESVLKRRKTREAVKAARLQTSIKQRANRYKKRKEIFKRAERYVKEYRTKERDEIRLIRQAKNRGNYYIPGEARLAFVIRIRGVNQVAPKVRKVLQLFRLKQINNGVFVKLNKATINMLRIVEPYITWGYPNLKSVRELIYKRGFAKVNRQRIPITSNAIIEKKLGRSGVICTEDLVHEIFTVGSKFKYASNFLWPFKLNTPNGGWRKKTNHYVEGGDFGNREDKINELLRRMV